GAACTCCTGGAACACCAACCCCACGTCCCGGTCCTCCGGCGGCGTCGCGGCGCCGTCGCCCGCGACCACGTCGCCGCCGACGGCGATGGTCCCCTCGGTCGGCGTCTCCAACCCGGCGATCATCCGCAGCGTCGTCGTCTTGCCGCAGCCGGAGGGACCCAACAGGGTGAGCAGTTCCCCCTCGTGGACCGTCAGATCCAGCCCCGACACGGCCGTCTCGGAGCCGAACCGCTTGATCACGTCGCGAAGCTGTAAGACCGGCTCCCCCGCGGCCGCCGCCCCGTCCGTCGCCGCCCCCGCGTCGGTGCCGTCGACGACCGGTTCCCCGTCCGCGGCGTCGTCGCTCCCGCCGCTCGCGTCGGCACCGGGGGTCCCGACCGCGGCGCCGCCGTCGGTGGCCGCGTCGGTCCCGTCGGGAGCGTCGCCGCCGGCTCGCTCCGTCTCGGTCGCCTCCTGCGTGGGGTGTGGGTCGTCAGTCATCGTCGCGTCCTCTGAGCAGCGGCACCATCGAGAGCCCGGAGACGGCCACTAACACGAGCGCCGGCAAGGCGGCGCGGCCGTAGTATCCGGCCTCCTGAACACGCCAGATGTAGGTCACTATCGTTGTAAACCCTGTCGGATGGAGGATGAGCGTCGTGTCGAGTTCCTTCATCGTCGTGAGGAACACCAGCGCCGCGCCCGCGAGCAGCCCCGGGGAGATGAGCGGCAGCGTCACGCGGCGGAACGCGCCCCGCGGCGGCTCGCCGAGCAGGCGCGCGGCGCCCACGAGGTCGCGGTCGACGCCCAGCACCGACGAGCGGGTCGACCCGACCGCCTGCGGGAGGAAGCGCACGACGTACGCGAACACGAGCAGCGGGAGCGACTGGTACACCAACTGCGCGGCGCCCGGGCCGAAGGTGTCGAGCAGCCACCGGCTGGAGAAGAACACCAGCGCCAGCCCGAGGACGACCCCCGGCATCGCGTAGCCGAGGTACGTCGCGCGCTCGACGACCTTCGACAGCGGGGAGTCCGAACGGCCGGCGTAGTAGGCGACCGGGAGCGCGAACAGCACCGTCGCCGCCGCCGTCAACACCGCCACGTACACGGAGTTGGTCGCGAACTCGGGGCGGAACGCGAGACCGCCGCCGCTGTACCCCGGTCCCGAGCGCACCAGCCACATCGTGAGGATGCCGACCGGCAGCGCCAGCGTGAACACGCTCACGACCGCCGGTAGGCAGGCCGCGAGCCACCGGACCGGTCCAAGCGAGACGACCGACTTGACCGAGGAGGGCGTCCCGTACCCCGCCGCGGTGTCGCCGCTGACCCGCGATTCGAGCGCGAGGATCACCGCCGTGACCGCGAGCAACTGCATCGACAGCAGCGTTGCGTTCGCCCGCCCGACGCCGAAGCTGTTCAACTCCACGTAGATGACGCGCGTGAACACGTCGAAGCGCATGATCGCGGGCGTCCCGAAGTCCGACAGCGTGTACAGCGCGACCAGCAGCGCCCCCGCGGTGACGCCCGGCGCGATCTGGGGGAGGATCACCCGTCGGAACGCCTGCGGGTACGAGTGGTTCAGCGTGCGCGCCGCCTCCAACTGCGTCGTGTCGAACGACAGCAGCGAGGCGCGCGTGGTGAGGAACACGTACGGGTAGGTGAACAGCGTGAGGACGAGCGCGGTCCCGCCCAGCCCGTACACCGTCGGGAGCAACGGGACGACGGCACCGAGTCCGACGTCGGTCAGGAGGTCCGGCAGCGCCCCGCTCGGACCGAACGCGGACACGTACGCGAACGCGCCGATGTAGCTCGGCACGACCAGCGGCAGCGCCGCGAGCACGGTCCAGAACCGACGGAACGGGAGGTCCGTCTGGACGGTCAACACCGCCAGCGGGACGCCCAACGCGACCGACGCCGCGGTGACGATGCCGACGAGCGCGAGGCTGTTGACGAGCACGTCGCCGGTCGTGTTCGACGTGAGGAGCGCGACCGCCTCGGCGGCCGACAGCTCCGCGGCGCCGACGAGCAGCCAGATCAGCGGCGAGAGCACGGCGGCGGCGACCCCGGCCGCGAGCAGCACGACCGCAACGCGGGGCTGGTCGTCGTCGCGGTCGAGCAGGTCGCCCAGCCGTCCGAAGCCCCCCGCGGGACCCATCTCAGGCGACCTCCCTCACAGGACGCCCACCTCGCGCATCAGGTCGAGCGTCGGCTGGATGTTCGACAGCTCGTTGAGGTCGATGCTCGGGGGGTTCAGCTCCGACACCGGCGGCAGGCCGCCGACCGGCGGGATGTCGCCGACCATCGGGTAGGCGTACGTCCGGGTGGCGAAGAACTCCTGGGCCTCCGCCGACAGCAGGTGTCGGACGAAGGTGAACGCCAGGTCCTGGTTCTGGCTCGCCGCCGTGACCGCCGCGCCCGCGACGTTGATCAGCCCGCCCGCGTCGCCGCTGGTGAACGCCAGATCGATCGGCGCGTTCGGCCGGGCGGCCTGCACGCGCAGCGCGTAGTAGTGGTTCGCGAACCCCGCGTTGAGCGCGCCGTCGGCGACCGAGTTCGACACGAGGAACTCGTTGTTGTACTCGGTGACGCCCGCGTCGAGCATCCCCCGGAGCCACTCGCGGGTGGCGTCCTCGCCCTCGATGAGTCGCATCGCGGTGATGAACGACTGGAAGGCGCCGTAGGTGGGCGCCCAACCGATCGCGTTCCGGAACCCCTCCACCTCGGGGAACGCCATCACGTCGTCCGGGACGTCCTCGGCGGACAGTTCGTCGGTGTTGTACGGGACCGCCCGGGCGCGGCCGGCGGTGCCGACCCACGAGTCGTCGGGGTGGAACTCGTCGGGGACGGGGTCGACGACCTCGCTCGGAAGCGACGCCGTGAGGCCCTCGTTGGCGACGGCCGCGAGCGAGCCGGCGTCGACCGACCAGAACACGTCGGCCGGGGTCGCGGCGCCCTCGCTGATGATCGTGTTCGCCGTGTCGGCCGTGCCGGCCTCGCGGGCGTTGTACGTGAAGTCGGGGTAGATCCGCTCGAACCGCGCCAACAGGTCGCGGTACAGGCCGCCCTCGCCGCCGCCGAGGTAGATCGTCAGCTCCCCGGAGAGGTTCGGCAGGTCGGCGATGCGGGTGCCGCCGACGTCGGCGCGCCCCTCGGCCAACGGGCCGGAGCCACGGAACTCCTCGAACGCCGCGCCGACGCTGTCCTCGCCGTCGGTGGTTCGCCCGGCGCCGCCGGTCTCGGTCCCGCTGTCGCCGCCGAGGGCGCCACAGCCCGCGAGTCCCGCCGCGCCCGCCGCACCCAGTCCGGCGAGCACCTTCCGTCGCCGATACGTCCGCCGTCCGTTCGTCGTGTCGTCGTCAGTCATCGGCGGGCACCTCCGGGGCGTCCGCGGCGGCCGCACGCGTCCCCGCGCCCTCGACACGGTCGAGGCAGTCGAGCCAGTCGCGCATGTACTCGCCGCAGTGGTTGAGGAACGCCCCGTTGTTCCACTCGTCGAAGTCGCCCTCGGCGAGCGCGTCGGCCATCTCGGCGAACGCCGCCTCGAAGGAGTCGGCGCCGTCGGCGACGCCGTCGAGCACCTCCCAGACGTGCTCGTTCAGTTCCAGCCCGGCGACCTCGTTCGCGAGGTCGTCGAACGTCGAGCGCGGCGCCTTGTTGTGCTCACACAGCGGGCCGCCGTTGTACACCTGCTTGCCGAGTTCGTCGGCCGCGCGCTTGAGGAACAGCCCCGACCAGATGTCGTCGAAGCGACCCACCTCCCACTCGTTGTCGTCCATCGGCAGCTGGTAGAACGCGGGGACGACCTCGCGGCGGAACGCGAGGTTCATCGAGCAGACGGTGAGGTACTGCCCCTCCGCGGCGACGAAGTCGCGCCGGAAGTCGGACGACTCCGTGAGCGTCTGCGCCTGTCCCTGCAGGTCGCCGTCCATGAGGATGCGCACGGCGTCGAGGTCGGGGACGTTCGTCCACAGCCCCTGGGAGGCGACGACCTCCTCGACGTGTTCGGTGTCGGTCTCGACCGTCTCGTCCATCGCTGCGTACGGGTAGCCGCGGGGGTACAAGTCCGTGTCCGACTGGTAGAGGACGTTCACCCACGACTCGTCGGAGGAGACGGACTCGACGTCGCCCTCGTGGGCGAGGTTCTCCATGTGGGTGCCGAAGTAGTCCTCGTCGGGGTGAGGGAGCGTGTCGTCGTCGATGAACACGCCGTACTCGAAGCGGTCGTGCGCCCACAGGTACAGCAGGCCGAAGGAGGTCTGCGCGTGGCTCGCGGCGGGGATCAGGTGCGAGAACTCAGCGGCGTCGTGGTCGGCGAACCACTCCTCGCGGGCGCTCCCGTCGAAGACGACGCCGTCGACGTCTTCTTCGTCCAGCATCGTCTCCATCGCGTCGGTGTCACAGAAGTCCTCGGTGACGAGGACGAAGAACAGCCGGTCCGTGTCGAAGCCGTGGTGACGAGCGTTCGCGACGTACTCGCGGAGGCACTCGTACTCCCGGATCGTCGGGACGACGACGCAGATGTCCTGCGATGTACTCATTGACGGATCCACTGATTAGGCCGGCCTAAAGAGTGTCGGTTTTTCGGCGGCCCGAAACCCGTTTCCCCGCCCCGCCGTGGTCCGGTCCGGCGGACTCGGCTACGACAGCGCGAGCAGGTGTGTCGACGACTCGCCCGTCTCGGCGACGACGTACAGCGTGCCGCCGTCGAGGACGGGACCCGGGCCGACGGGACCGTGGAACGACTGTTCGAACCGGACCGGCGGACCGGCCTCGCCGCCTCCCTCGGTCGGGTCCAGCGCCCACAGGCGGTCGCCACCGACGAACAGCGTGTCGCGACCGAGTGCGGGGGCGGTCTGGTCCCACTCGCCGACCGCGTGGGTCCACTGTACCTCCCCGGTCTCCGAGTCGATAGCGTGGAGGTCGCCGACGCTCCCGGCGAACACCAGTCCCGAGTCAATGGCGAGTCCGCCCTGGGTCCACTGCGTGTCGACCGTCCACGAGCCACCCCAACCGTTCTGGTCGCCGCCGAGCGCGTACGTCGTGCCGTCGAGACAGGTGACGTACACCGCGTCGGTGTCGGCGCTCGGCGGGCACGTCGGCCGAGCCGGAAGATTGGTCCGGTGGATTCCGACGCCGTCGTCGAGCGACAGCAGCGACACCTGCCCGGCATCGGTCGCGACGGCGACGGCGAATCCGCTCCACACCGGCGGGTGCGACAGCACGCGCCCGAACAGTCGGCGCGACCACACCTGCTCGCCGCTGTCGGGGTCGAGCGCGTGGACACGCTCGCCGGCGCCGACGATCAGCGGCGACCCCGGGTACATCGACGGCCCGACGGGCGTCGCCTCGGTCCCGACACGCCACCGTGGCTCACCGGTGTCGGCCGCGAGCGCTCGAACGGCGGGGTCGGATCTGTCCGCGACGTACACCGTCTGGCCGCGCACGACCGGGGCGTGGCGGATCTCGTCGACGTGCCACAGGACGCTCCCGTCGGCGGCGTCGAGCACGCGCAGTCCCTCGGGCCCGGAGAGGAACACCCTGCCGTCGGCGACCACTGGTGCGCGGTTCTGGAGGCCGGACACCTCGACGCGCCAGTCTTCGCTCACGCCGTCGACGGGCGCCTCGCCGGCGTGAATCCCGTGGACGCTCCGCGTGTTGCCGGCGTTACAGCCGAAACTCGACCAGTTCCCGTCCGACCCGTAGATCTGCCTGTCCTCGTCCAACGGCGGCGTCTCGGGGGCGGGCGGATCGGACGGGGCCGGGCGACCGGTCACACCCGAACAGCCCGCGACGGTCGCGAGCGCGCTCGCGCCGACGGCGGCGAGGTAGCGGCGTCTGGAGGGCATCGGTGTTTCGGCCCGCCGGCACGAGCAAATGTCTTTCGTCCGTCGTGTCCGCGTCTACAGTCGCTCGGCGACGTGGTCGGCGGCCTTCAGCGACAGCGCCGCGATGGTGAGCGTCGGGTTCATCGCGCCGCCCGTCACGAACACGGAACTGCCCGCGAGCGTGAGGTTCGCGAGGTCGTGGGTGCGCAACTGCGGGTCGACGACGCTCTCGGCGGGGTCGGTCCCCATCCGGGTCGTCCCCATGTGGTGGTACGCGGGGCCAGTGTTGTCGGGGCCGACGGTCCAGTCCACGTCGACGCCCATCTCGGTCAGTACCTCGCGTTGGATCTCGTTCGCGCGCTCGATGGTCGCACGCGTCTTCGCGTCGAGACTCCACACCACGTCCGGGACGGGGTTGCCGTGGTCGTCCGTGCGCGAGGGGTCGAGCCGGATGCGGTTCTCCCGCCGGGGCAACTGCTCGACGAGCGCGCCCATCGCGACGTGGGTGCCGTAGGCACCGCGGATCTCCTCCAGCAGGTCGTCGCCGAAGGTGTTCGCCGACAGCGCGACGTCCGACGGCGCGGGACCGGCGTAGTTGAGGAACTCCAGTTTGATCGCCGTGCGCGAGTCGTCCGGCCGGTCGTAGAACTGGTGGCTCTCGGTCGTGTTGAACCCGACGTGCTTCTGGCGCGTCGGCTCGTCGAGCGTCCCGCCCATCCCCGCGAACAGGTGGTCCATGAAGTACCGTCCCACGAGTCCCGAGGAGTTCGCGAGACCGTCGGGGTACGTCTCGCTCTCCGAGAGCAGCAGCAGTCGCGGGGTCTCGACCCCGCCGGCCGCGACGACGAACTCGCGGGCCTCCTGCCGGTGTTCGGTGCCGTCGGGCGTCGCGTACACCGCCGCCGTCACGCGGTCGCCGGCGTCGTCGTGGTCGAGTCGCTGGACCGGGACCCGGTCGAGGACGCGCGCGCCGTTCGCCTCCGCGACAGCGACGTGGCGGGTGGCGTCGTACTTCGCGCCCGACGGGCAGACGGGCTTGCAGGTGCCGTAGCCGACGCAGGCGCCGGCCTCCTCGGTCGGCTCGGAGTTCCGGGCGTTCGGCACCGAGTGGGTCGCCAGTCCCACCGACTCGCACGCCTCCGCGAACAGCGAGTCGCTGTAGGACGGCGGGAACGCCGGGAGCGGGTGCGGCTCCTCGCGGGGCGGCGCGAACGGGTTGTCCGAGGCGCCGGCCACGGACAGTTCCTCCTCGGCGCGCGCGTAGTACGGGCGGAGGTCGTCGTAATCGAGCGGCCAGTCGGTGCCCATCCCCGTCGCGGACGCCAGTTCGAAGTCCTGCTCGTGGAGGCGCATCACCATCGCTTGCCAGTGGAGCGTGCTCCCGCCGACCCCCTTCACGCGCGCGGCGTCGAGCGGGTAGTCGCGCTCGCCGCTGGCGGTGTAGGCGTCCCGGTCGCCGCCCGTGTCCCAGATCGGTCGGTCGTCGCCGGGACGCAGGTGGCGCTCCATGCGGTCGGTGCGGTCGGCGCGGTCGGCGCGGCCTCCGCGGTCGGTCGGGTCGCCGAACCGGGGGCCGGCGTCGAGGACGACGACGTCGTACCCCGCCGTCGCGAGGTGCGCCGCGACGAGGCTCCCCGCCGGCCCGGCGCCGACGACGCAGACGTCGGCCCGGGGCGAGGGGGCGCGGTCCCGGTCGGCGGCCGAGTCGGGCGCGCTCACGCGCCCGGTCCCTCCCGGTAGGAAACCGTCCCGCCCGGGTGGCCCGGCGGGTTCTCCAGCCCGGCCAGCCCGGCGCCGGTCGGCGACGTGTAGAACGCGTACAGCAGCTCGTTCACGACGTAGTGGCGGACGCGCTGGGCGTCCGTGCCGTCGGGGTCAGGCTCGACGACGTCGACGCTCATCACGTCGAGCGTCTCCCGGCGCGTCTCCCGGTCGAGGTCGACGAAGCGGCCGCCGGAGACGTCCCGCGCGTACGCGTCGAGGGCCGCGACCGCGTCGGCGACGCCCGCGGCGTAGGCGCCGGCGCCGTCGACGCGACCGCCCGTGTACGTCCGCACGAACCCCTCGACGCCGTCGACGACGCTCGGGTACACGACTTCCGCCACCGCGACGAGCGTCGCCAGCTCCGTCTCGCCGACCGCGCGCTCCGTCGGCCCGCCAGCCGACTGCCCCGTCGCTGCGTCGGCCGCCCTCGGCGCTCCGCAGCCGGCGATCGAACCGGCGCCCGCAGCCGCCAGCGCGGCGAGGGCGTCGCGTCGCGACAGCTCCATTCGCGACTGTCTTAGGGGGACCTAAACAAGAGGATTGTGTTCCGTCGCGCTCGT
The sequence above is a segment of the Halobaculum lipolyticum genome. Coding sequences within it:
- a CDS encoding GMC family oxidoreductase; this translates as MSAPDSAADRDRAPSPRADVCVVGAGPAGSLVAAHLATAGYDVVVLDAGPRFGDPTDRGGRADRADRTDRMERHLRPGDDRPIWDTGGDRDAYTASGERDYPLDAARVKGVGGSTLHWQAMVMRLHEQDFELASATGMGTDWPLDYDDLRPYYARAEEELSVAGASDNPFAPPREEPHPLPAFPPSYSDSLFAEACESVGLATHSVPNARNSEPTEEAGACVGYGTCKPVCPSGAKYDATRHVAVAEANGARVLDRVPVQRLDHDDAGDRVTAAVYATPDGTEHRQEAREFVVAAGGVETPRLLLLSESETYPDGLANSSGLVGRYFMDHLFAGMGGTLDEPTRQKHVGFNTTESHQFYDRPDDSRTAIKLEFLNYAGPAPSDVALSANTFGDDLLEEIRGAYGTHVAMGALVEQLPRRENRIRLDPSRTDDHGNPVPDVVWSLDAKTRATIERANEIQREVLTEMGVDVDWTVGPDNTGPAYHHMGTTRMGTDPAESVVDPQLRTHDLANLTLAGSSVFVTGGAMNPTLTIAALSLKAADHVAERL
- a CDS encoding extracellular solute-binding protein; this encodes MTDDDTTNGRRTYRRRKVLAGLGAAGAAGLAGCGALGGDSGTETGGAGRTTDGEDSVGAAFEEFRGSGPLAEGRADVGGTRIADLPNLSGELTIYLGGGEGGLYRDLLARFERIYPDFTYNAREAGTADTANTIISEGAATPADVFWSVDAGSLAAVANEGLTASLPSEVVDPVPDEFHPDDSWVGTAGRARAVPYNTDELSAEDVPDDVMAFPEVEGFRNAIGWAPTYGAFQSFITAMRLIEGEDATREWLRGMLDAGVTEYNNEFLVSNSVADGALNAGFANHYYALRVQAARPNAPIDLAFTSGDAGGLINVAGAAVTAASQNQDLAFTFVRHLLSAEAQEFFATRTYAYPMVGDIPPVGGLPPVSELNPPSIDLNELSNIQPTLDLMREVGVL
- a CDS encoding gluconate 2-dehydrogenase subunit 3 family protein, whose protein sequence is MELSRRDALAALAAAGAGSIAGCGAPRAADAATGQSAGGPTERAVGETELATLVAVAEVVYPSVVDGVEGFVRTYTGGRVDGAGAYAAGVADAVAALDAYARDVSGGRFVDLDRETRRETLDVMSVDVVEPDPDGTDAQRVRHYVVNELLYAFYTSPTGAGLAGLENPPGHPGGTVSYREGPGA
- a CDS encoding alpha-1 4-glucan-protein synthase, with translation MSTSQDICVVVPTIREYECLREYVANARHHGFDTDRLFFVLVTEDFCDTDAMETMLDEEDVDGVVFDGSAREEWFADHDAAEFSHLIPAASHAQTSFGLLYLWAHDRFEYGVFIDDDTLPHPDEDYFGTHMENLAHEGDVESVSSDESWVNVLYQSDTDLYPRGYPYAAMDETVETDTEHVEEVVASQGLWTNVPDLDAVRILMDGDLQGQAQTLTESSDFRRDFVAAEGQYLTVCSMNLAFRREVVPAFYQLPMDDNEWEVGRFDDIWSGLFLKRAADELGKQVYNGGPLCEHNKAPRSTFDDLANEVAGLELNEHVWEVLDGVADGADSFEAAFAEMADALAEGDFDEWNNGAFLNHCGEYMRDWLDCLDRVEGAGTRAAAADAPEVPADD
- a CDS encoding ABC transporter permease, which codes for MGPAGGFGRLGDLLDRDDDQPRVAVVLLAAGVAAAVLSPLIWLLVGAAELSAAEAVALLTSNTTGDVLVNSLALVGIVTAASVALGVPLAVLTVQTDLPFRRFWTVLAALPLVVPSYIGAFAYVSAFGPSGALPDLLTDVGLGAVVPLLPTVYGLGGTALVLTLFTYPYVFLTTRASLLSFDTTQLEAARTLNHSYPQAFRRVILPQIAPGVTAGALLVALYTLSDFGTPAIMRFDVFTRVIYVELNSFGVGRANATLLSMQLLAVTAVILALESRVSGDTAAGYGTPSSVKSVVSLGPVRWLAACLPAVVSVFTLALPVGILTMWLVRSGPGYSGGGLAFRPEFATNSVYVAVLTAAATVLFALPVAYYAGRSDSPLSKVVERATYLGYAMPGVVLGLALVFFSSRWLLDTFGPGAAQLVYQSLPLLVFAYVVRFLPQAVGSTRSSVLGVDRDLVGAARLLGEPPRGAFRRVTLPLISPGLLAGAALVFLTTMKELDTTLILHPTGFTTIVTYIWRVQEAGYYGRAALPALVLVAVSGLSMVPLLRGRDDD
- a CDS encoding PQQ-binding-like beta-propeller repeat protein codes for the protein MPSRRRYLAAVGASALATVAGCSGVTGRPAPSDPPAPETPPLDEDRQIYGSDGNWSSFGCNAGNTRSVHGIHAGEAPVDGVSEDWRVEVSGLQNRAPVVADGRVFLSGPEGLRVLDAADGSVLWHVDEIRHAPVVRGQTVYVADRSDPAVRALAADTGEPRWRVGTEATPVGPSMYPGSPLIVGAGERVHALDPDSGEQVWSRRLFGRVLSHPPVWSGFAVAVATDAGQVSLLSLDDGVGIHRTNLPARPTCPPSADTDAVYVTCLDGTTYALGGDQNGWGGSWTVDTQWTQGGLAIDSGLVFAGSVGDLHAIDSETGEVQWTHAVGEWDQTAPALGRDTLFVGGDRLWALDPTEGGGEAGPPVRFEQSFHGPVGPGPVLDGGTLYVVAETGESSTHLLALS